In a single window of the Brachionichthys hirsutus isolate HB-005 chromosome 18, CSIRO-AGI_Bhir_v1, whole genome shotgun sequence genome:
- the LOC137907352 gene encoding BTB/POZ domain-containing protein 6-B-like: MPAAGRRLLRHDRIMKCLTFLRLLPETLKKSTKVGQLPGKLPVCYEILILSLTSKKKQTMAAELDRASTGPSHGSTDKPKEAPPLRPAASPTPPQNVNNNNVEPPSWRRSPPTLRERNALMFNNELMADVHFIVGPLGGSERVPAHKYVLAVGSSVFCAMFYGDLAEEESEIPIPDVKPAAFLILLKYLYSDEMDLEADTVLATLYAAKKYIVPVLAKACVSFLETSLEARNACVLLSQSRLFEEADLTRRCWEVIDAQAELALCSEGFSEIDLQTLDVILRRETLHAREAVVFQAAMNWAAAECRRRGLGSTTRNRRTVLGKALFLLRIPAMSLEEFANGAAQCDILTLEETRSVFLWYTAAKKPQLDFPLTARTGLAPQRCHRFQSSAYRSNQWRYRGRCDSIQFAVDKRVFIAGLGLYGSSGGNAEYSVKMELKRQGATLAQNLTKFLSDGSSGTFAVWFEHPVQVEPDAFHTVSAVLDGVELSYFGQEGVTEAQCGEVTFQFQCSSDSTNGTGVQGGQIPELVFYV; the protein is encoded by the exons ATGCCAGCGGCGGGCCGCCGGCTGCTCCGCCATGACCGGATCATGAAGTGTCTGACgttcctccgcctcctcccagAAACACTGAAGAAGTCCACGAAGGTCGGTCAGCTGCCGGGGAAGCTGCCGGTGTGCTACGAGATCCTGATTTTGTCCCTGACGTCCAAGAAGAAGCAGACGATGGCTGCGGAGCTGGACCGGGCCAGCACCGGGCCGTCCCACGGGAGCACCGACAAGCCGAAGGAGGCGCCGCCGCTGCGACCGGCGGCCAGCCCGACCCCCCCGCAGaacgtcaacaacaacaacgtggaGCCCCCGAGCTGGCGCCGCAGCCCCCCCACGCTGAGAGAGAG GAACGCCTTGATGTTCAACAATGAGCTGATGGCCGACGTCCACTTCATCGTGGGCCCCCTgggggggtcagagagggtCCCGGCCCacaag TACGTGCTCGCTGTGGGAAGCTCCGTCTTCTGTGCCATGTTTTACGGCGATCTGGCAGAGGAGGAGTCTGAGATCCCGATTCCAGATGTGAAGCCTGCTGCTTTCCTCATTCTGCTGAA GTACTTGTACAGCGACGAGATGGACCTGGAGGCGGACACGGTGCTGGCCACCCTGTACGCCGCCAAGAAGTACATCGTCCCGGTGCTGGCCAAGGCCTGCGTGTCCTTCCTGGAGACGAGCCTGGAGGCCAGGAACGCCTGCGTCCTCCTGTCCCAGAGCCGGCTGTTTGAGGAGGCGGACCTGACGCGGCGCTGCTGGGAGGTGATCGACGCCCAGGCCGAGCTGGCGCTCTGCTCCGAGGGCTTCAGCGAGATCGACCTGCAGACGCTGGACGTCATCCTGAGGAGGGAGACGCTCCACGCCAGGGAGGCGGTGGTGTTCCAGGCGGCCATGAACTGGGCCGCGGCGGAGTGCCGGCGGCGAGGCCTGGGGTCCACGACCCGCAACAGGAGAACCGTCCTGGGCAAGGCGCTGTTCCTGCTGCGGATCCCCGCCATGAGCCTGGAGGAGTTCGCCAACGGGGCGGCGCAGTGCGACATCCTGACGCTGGAGGAGACGCGCAGCGTCTTCCTGTGGTACACGGCGGCCAAGAAGCCCCAACTGGACTTCCCTCTGACCGCGAGGACGGGCCTGGCGCCCCAGCGGTGCCACCGCTTCCAGTCCTCGGCCTACCGGAGCAACCAGTGGCGCTACCGCGGCCGCTGCGACAGCATCCAGTTCGCCGTGGACAAGCGGGTCTTCATCGCGGGGCTGGGCCTGTACGGGTCGAGCGGCGGCAATGCGGAGTACAGCGTGAAAATGGAACTGAAGAGGCAGGGGGCGACCCTGGCGCAGAACCTGACCAAGTTCCTGTCGGACGGGTCGAGCGGGACCTTCGCCGTGTGGTTCGAGCATCCCGTCCAGGTGGAGCCGGACGCGTTCCACACCGTCAGCGCCGTGCTGGACGGCGTGGAGCTGAGCTACTTCGGCCAGGAGGGCGTGACGGAGGCGCAGTGCGGGGAGGTGACCTTTCAGTTCCAGTGCTCCTCCGACAGCACCAACGGGACCGGGGTCCAAGGAGGACAGATCCCGGAGCTCGTGTTCTACGTGTGA
- the zfyve21 gene encoding zinc finger FYVE domain-containing protein 21 isoform X3, with protein sequence MSSVPDGKKLVRSSSGLRMMPENGAFNSPFSLDEPRWVPDRECPRCMQCDTKFDFIRRKHHCRRCGRCFCDKCCSNKVVLTRMCFVDPVRHCAECSLASQKEIEFYDKQLKVLLGGGTFLVTLGTSEKSETMTCRLANNHRYLFLDGESHFEVELSRISSMQMLMDGTSPGAGMQRASSMLLHYKPMGSQDVQQLRLEAADDKKVASLWLAAMHKNLKGSVSRTAAGRLDPDLPPEHPVQGRAVLDPFSFLHLSDEGVTELPWHNSQDPNIFERRRSCCVRGGAFRNQRSDITSFHQPIASDWSNKSPLWHAKYFLLVLFVW encoded by the exons ATGTCATCGGTGCCTGATGGAAAGAAACTCGTCCGGAGCTCCAGTGGGCTTCGAATGATGCCCGAAAACGGTGCATTCAACAGCCCCTTCTCTCTGGACGAACCGCGGTGGGTCCCGGATAGAGAG TGCCCCAGATGCATGCAGTGCGACACCAAGTTCGACTTCATCAGAAGAAAG catcactGTCGGCGGTGCGGTCGGTGCTTCTGTGATAAGTGCTGCAGTAACAAGGTGGTTCTGACCCGCATGTGCTTCGTGGATCCGGTGCGGCACTGTGCCGAGTGCAGCCTGGCGTCCCAGAAGGAGATAGAGTTCTACGACAAGCAGCTCAAAGTTCTTCTGGGAG GCGGCACCTTCCTCGTCACCTTGGGAACGTCTGAGAAGTCTGAAACGATGACGTGTCGCCTCGCCAACaaccacag ATATCTGTTCCTGGACGGTGAAAGTCACTTCGAGGTGGAGCTGTCCCGAATCTCCAGCATGCAGATGTTGATGGACGGGACGAGTCCCGGAG caggCATGCAGCGTGCTAGCAGCATGCTGCTCCACTACAAGCCGATGGGCTCTCAGGACGTCCAGCAGCTGCGCCTGGAGGCGGCGGACGACAAGAAGGTGGCCTCTCTGTGGTTGGCTGCGATGCACAAA AACCTGAAGGGCTCCGTCAGCCGGACTGCTGCTGGTCGTCTGGACCCAGATCTGCCACCAGAACACCCGGTTCAGGGGCGCGCTGTTCTGGACCCATTCAGCTTTCTGCATCTTAGCGATGAGGGCGTTACTGAACTTCCATGGCATAATTCCCAAGATCCCAACATCTTTGAAAGGAGGCGGTCCTGCTGTGTAAGGGGAGGAGCGTTCAG GAACCAGAgaagtgacatcacttccttccATCAGCCAATAGCGTCTGATTGGTCGAACAAAAGTCCTCTCTGGCATGCCAAATACTTCCTCTTGGTTTTATTCGTATGGTGA
- the zfyve21 gene encoding zinc finger FYVE domain-containing protein 21 isoform X4, producing the protein MSSVPDGKKLVRSSSGLRMMPENGAFNSPFSLDEPRWVPDRECPRCMQCDTKFDFIRRKHHCRRCGRCFCDKCCSNKVVLTRMCFVDPVRHCAECSLASQKEIEFYDKQLKVLLGGGTFLVTLGTSEKSETMTCRLANNHRYLFLDGESHFEVELSRISSMQMLMDGTSPGGMQRASSMLLHYKPMGSQDVQQLRLEAADDKKVASLWLAAMHKNLKGSVSRTAAGRLDPDLPPEHPVQGRAVLDPFSFLHLSDEGVTELPWHNSQDPNIFERRRSCCVRGGAFRNQRSDITSFHQPIASDWSNKSPLWHAKYFLLVLFVW; encoded by the exons ATGTCATCGGTGCCTGATGGAAAGAAACTCGTCCGGAGCTCCAGTGGGCTTCGAATGATGCCCGAAAACGGTGCATTCAACAGCCCCTTCTCTCTGGACGAACCGCGGTGGGTCCCGGATAGAGAG TGCCCCAGATGCATGCAGTGCGACACCAAGTTCGACTTCATCAGAAGAAAG catcactGTCGGCGGTGCGGTCGGTGCTTCTGTGATAAGTGCTGCAGTAACAAGGTGGTTCTGACCCGCATGTGCTTCGTGGATCCGGTGCGGCACTGTGCCGAGTGCAGCCTGGCGTCCCAGAAGGAGATAGAGTTCTACGACAAGCAGCTCAAAGTTCTTCTGGGAG GCGGCACCTTCCTCGTCACCTTGGGAACGTCTGAGAAGTCTGAAACGATGACGTGTCGCCTCGCCAACaaccacag ATATCTGTTCCTGGACGGTGAAAGTCACTTCGAGGTGGAGCTGTCCCGAATCTCCAGCATGCAGATGTTGATGGACGGGACGAGTCCCGGAG gCATGCAGCGTGCTAGCAGCATGCTGCTCCACTACAAGCCGATGGGCTCTCAGGACGTCCAGCAGCTGCGCCTGGAGGCGGCGGACGACAAGAAGGTGGCCTCTCTGTGGTTGGCTGCGATGCACAAA AACCTGAAGGGCTCCGTCAGCCGGACTGCTGCTGGTCGTCTGGACCCAGATCTGCCACCAGAACACCCGGTTCAGGGGCGCGCTGTTCTGGACCCATTCAGCTTTCTGCATCTTAGCGATGAGGGCGTTACTGAACTTCCATGGCATAATTCCCAAGATCCCAACATCTTTGAAAGGAGGCGGTCCTGCTGTGTAAGGGGAGGAGCGTTCAG GAACCAGAgaagtgacatcacttccttccATCAGCCAATAGCGTCTGATTGGTCGAACAAAAGTCCTCTCTGGCATGCCAAATACTTCCTCTTGGTTTTATTCGTATGGTGA
- the zfyve21 gene encoding zinc finger FYVE domain-containing protein 21 isoform X2, whose translation MSSVPDGKKLVRSSSGLRMMPENGAFNSPFSLDEPRWVPDRECPRCMQCDTKFDFIRRKHHCRRCGRCFCDKCCSNKVVLTRMCFVDPVRHCAECSLASQKEIEFYDKQLKVLLGGGTFLVTLGTSEKSETMTCRLANNHRYLFLDGESHFEVELSRISSMQMLMDGTSPGEEGIHTYSSLLDSHFLSEGMQRASSMLLHYKPMGSQDVQQLRLEAADDKKVASLWLAAMHKNLKGSVSRTAAGRLDPDLPPEHPVQGRAVLDPFSFLHLSDEGVTELPWHNSQDPNIFERRRSCCVRGGAFRNQRSDITSFHQPIASDWSNKSPLWHAKYFLLVLFVW comes from the exons ATGTCATCGGTGCCTGATGGAAAGAAACTCGTCCGGAGCTCCAGTGGGCTTCGAATGATGCCCGAAAACGGTGCATTCAACAGCCCCTTCTCTCTGGACGAACCGCGGTGGGTCCCGGATAGAGAG TGCCCCAGATGCATGCAGTGCGACACCAAGTTCGACTTCATCAGAAGAAAG catcactGTCGGCGGTGCGGTCGGTGCTTCTGTGATAAGTGCTGCAGTAACAAGGTGGTTCTGACCCGCATGTGCTTCGTGGATCCGGTGCGGCACTGTGCCGAGTGCAGCCTGGCGTCCCAGAAGGAGATAGAGTTCTACGACAAGCAGCTCAAAGTTCTTCTGGGAG GCGGCACCTTCCTCGTCACCTTGGGAACGTCTGAGAAGTCTGAAACGATGACGTGTCGCCTCGCCAACaaccacag ATATCTGTTCCTGGACGGTGAAAGTCACTTCGAGGTGGAGCTGTCCCGAATCTCCAGCATGCAGATGTTGATGGACGGGACGAGTCCCGGAG aGGAAGGCATTCACACTTACAGCAGTCTGCTGGACAGTCACTTTCTCTCTGAAG gCATGCAGCGTGCTAGCAGCATGCTGCTCCACTACAAGCCGATGGGCTCTCAGGACGTCCAGCAGCTGCGCCTGGAGGCGGCGGACGACAAGAAGGTGGCCTCTCTGTGGTTGGCTGCGATGCACAAA AACCTGAAGGGCTCCGTCAGCCGGACTGCTGCTGGTCGTCTGGACCCAGATCTGCCACCAGAACACCCGGTTCAGGGGCGCGCTGTTCTGGACCCATTCAGCTTTCTGCATCTTAGCGATGAGGGCGTTACTGAACTTCCATGGCATAATTCCCAAGATCCCAACATCTTTGAAAGGAGGCGGTCCTGCTGTGTAAGGGGAGGAGCGTTCAG GAACCAGAgaagtgacatcacttccttccATCAGCCAATAGCGTCTGATTGGTCGAACAAAAGTCCTCTCTGGCATGCCAAATACTTCCTCTTGGTTTTATTCGTATGGTGA
- the zfyve21 gene encoding zinc finger FYVE domain-containing protein 21 isoform X1: MSSVPDGKKLVRSSSGLRMMPENGAFNSPFSLDEPRWVPDRECPRCMQCDTKFDFIRRKHHCRRCGRCFCDKCCSNKVVLTRMCFVDPVRHCAECSLASQKEIEFYDKQLKVLLGGGTFLVTLGTSEKSETMTCRLANNHRYLFLDGESHFEVELSRISSMQMLMDGTSPGEEGIHTYSSLLDSHFLSEAGMQRASSMLLHYKPMGSQDVQQLRLEAADDKKVASLWLAAMHKNLKGSVSRTAAGRLDPDLPPEHPVQGRAVLDPFSFLHLSDEGVTELPWHNSQDPNIFERRRSCCVRGGAFRNQRSDITSFHQPIASDWSNKSPLWHAKYFLLVLFVW; the protein is encoded by the exons ATGTCATCGGTGCCTGATGGAAAGAAACTCGTCCGGAGCTCCAGTGGGCTTCGAATGATGCCCGAAAACGGTGCATTCAACAGCCCCTTCTCTCTGGACGAACCGCGGTGGGTCCCGGATAGAGAG TGCCCCAGATGCATGCAGTGCGACACCAAGTTCGACTTCATCAGAAGAAAG catcactGTCGGCGGTGCGGTCGGTGCTTCTGTGATAAGTGCTGCAGTAACAAGGTGGTTCTGACCCGCATGTGCTTCGTGGATCCGGTGCGGCACTGTGCCGAGTGCAGCCTGGCGTCCCAGAAGGAGATAGAGTTCTACGACAAGCAGCTCAAAGTTCTTCTGGGAG GCGGCACCTTCCTCGTCACCTTGGGAACGTCTGAGAAGTCTGAAACGATGACGTGTCGCCTCGCCAACaaccacag ATATCTGTTCCTGGACGGTGAAAGTCACTTCGAGGTGGAGCTGTCCCGAATCTCCAGCATGCAGATGTTGATGGACGGGACGAGTCCCGGAG aGGAAGGCATTCACACTTACAGCAGTCTGCTGGACAGTCACTTTCTCTCTGAAG caggCATGCAGCGTGCTAGCAGCATGCTGCTCCACTACAAGCCGATGGGCTCTCAGGACGTCCAGCAGCTGCGCCTGGAGGCGGCGGACGACAAGAAGGTGGCCTCTCTGTGGTTGGCTGCGATGCACAAA AACCTGAAGGGCTCCGTCAGCCGGACTGCTGCTGGTCGTCTGGACCCAGATCTGCCACCAGAACACCCGGTTCAGGGGCGCGCTGTTCTGGACCCATTCAGCTTTCTGCATCTTAGCGATGAGGGCGTTACTGAACTTCCATGGCATAATTCCCAAGATCCCAACATCTTTGAAAGGAGGCGGTCCTGCTGTGTAAGGGGAGGAGCGTTCAG GAACCAGAgaagtgacatcacttccttccATCAGCCAATAGCGTCTGATTGGTCGAACAAAAGTCCTCTCTGGCATGCCAAATACTTCCTCTTGGTTTTATTCGTATGGTGA
- the zfyve21 gene encoding zinc finger FYVE domain-containing protein 21 isoform X5 has product MSSVPDGKKLVRSSSGLRMMPENGAFNSPFSLDEPRWVPDRECPRCMQCDTKFDFIRRKHHCRRCGRCFCDKCCSNKVVLTRMCFVDPVRHCAECSLASQKEIEFYDKQLKVLLGGGTFLVTLGTSEKSETMTCRLANNHRYLFLDGESHFEVELSRISSMQMLMDGTSPGEEGIHTYSSLLDSHFLSEAGMQRASSMLLHYKPMGSQDVQQLRLEAADDKKVASLWLAAMHKAAKLLHEARDQ; this is encoded by the exons ATGTCATCGGTGCCTGATGGAAAGAAACTCGTCCGGAGCTCCAGTGGGCTTCGAATGATGCCCGAAAACGGTGCATTCAACAGCCCCTTCTCTCTGGACGAACCGCGGTGGGTCCCGGATAGAGAG TGCCCCAGATGCATGCAGTGCGACACCAAGTTCGACTTCATCAGAAGAAAG catcactGTCGGCGGTGCGGTCGGTGCTTCTGTGATAAGTGCTGCAGTAACAAGGTGGTTCTGACCCGCATGTGCTTCGTGGATCCGGTGCGGCACTGTGCCGAGTGCAGCCTGGCGTCCCAGAAGGAGATAGAGTTCTACGACAAGCAGCTCAAAGTTCTTCTGGGAG GCGGCACCTTCCTCGTCACCTTGGGAACGTCTGAGAAGTCTGAAACGATGACGTGTCGCCTCGCCAACaaccacag ATATCTGTTCCTGGACGGTGAAAGTCACTTCGAGGTGGAGCTGTCCCGAATCTCCAGCATGCAGATGTTGATGGACGGGACGAGTCCCGGAG aGGAAGGCATTCACACTTACAGCAGTCTGCTGGACAGTCACTTTCTCTCTGAAG caggCATGCAGCGTGCTAGCAGCATGCTGCTCCACTACAAGCCGATGGGCTCTCAGGACGTCCAGCAGCTGCGCCTGGAGGCGGCGGACGACAAGAAGGTGGCCTCTCTGTGGTTGGCTGCGATGCACAAA GCAGCCAAACTGCTGCATGAAGCCCGGGACCAGTGA
- the zfyve21 gene encoding zinc finger FYVE domain-containing protein 21 isoform X6 has translation MSSVPDGKKLVRSSSGLRMMPENGAFNSPFSLDEPRWVPDRECPRCMQCDTKFDFIRRKHHCRRCGRCFCDKCCSNKVVLTRMCFVDPVRHCAECSLASQKEIEFYDKQLKVLLGGGTFLVTLGTSEKSETMTCRLANNHRYLFLDGESHFEVELSRISSMQMLMDGTSPGAGMQRASSMLLHYKPMGSQDVQQLRLEAADDKKVASLWLAAMHKAAKLLHEARDQ, from the exons ATGTCATCGGTGCCTGATGGAAAGAAACTCGTCCGGAGCTCCAGTGGGCTTCGAATGATGCCCGAAAACGGTGCATTCAACAGCCCCTTCTCTCTGGACGAACCGCGGTGGGTCCCGGATAGAGAG TGCCCCAGATGCATGCAGTGCGACACCAAGTTCGACTTCATCAGAAGAAAG catcactGTCGGCGGTGCGGTCGGTGCTTCTGTGATAAGTGCTGCAGTAACAAGGTGGTTCTGACCCGCATGTGCTTCGTGGATCCGGTGCGGCACTGTGCCGAGTGCAGCCTGGCGTCCCAGAAGGAGATAGAGTTCTACGACAAGCAGCTCAAAGTTCTTCTGGGAG GCGGCACCTTCCTCGTCACCTTGGGAACGTCTGAGAAGTCTGAAACGATGACGTGTCGCCTCGCCAACaaccacag ATATCTGTTCCTGGACGGTGAAAGTCACTTCGAGGTGGAGCTGTCCCGAATCTCCAGCATGCAGATGTTGATGGACGGGACGAGTCCCGGAG caggCATGCAGCGTGCTAGCAGCATGCTGCTCCACTACAAGCCGATGGGCTCTCAGGACGTCCAGCAGCTGCGCCTGGAGGCGGCGGACGACAAGAAGGTGGCCTCTCTGTGGTTGGCTGCGATGCACAAA GCAGCCAAACTGCTGCATGAAGCCCGGGACCAGTGA